One Paracoccaceae bacterium genomic region harbors:
- a CDS encoding GFA family protein, which produces MDETTGGCLCGAVRLVTRGRPYRVGLCHCLDCRKNHGALFHASAIFPQEAVTVTGQTADYSGRHFCPRCGSPVYAHFDDEIGVNLGAFDAPDAFRPTYELWTIRRESWLPPVPGARQYVRDREGGGRREDQAEPGP; this is translated from the coding sequence ATGGACGAAACCACCGGCGGCTGTCTTTGCGGCGCGGTCCGCCTTGTCACCCGCGGCCGCCCCTATCGCGTCGGGCTTTGCCATTGCCTCGACTGCCGCAAGAACCACGGCGCGCTGTTCCATGCCTCGGCCATCTTCCCGCAAGAGGCCGTGACGGTCACGGGCCAGACGGCCGACTACTCCGGGCGGCACTTCTGCCCGCGTTGCGGATCGCCCGTCTATGCGCATTTCGACGACGAGATCGGCGTGAACCTCGGGGCCTTCGACGCGCCCGATGCGTTCCGGCCGACCTATGAACTGTGGACCATCCGGCGCGAGTCATGGCTGCCGCCCGTGCCCGGCGCCCGCCAGTATGTGCGCGACCGCGAGGGGGGCGGGCGGCGCGAGGACCAGGCGGAGCCCGGCCCCTAG
- the ftsY gene encoding signal recognition particle-docking protein FtsY yields MSFFKKLRDRMFRSSDKIAGGLDALVAEAPAPQAGATKPAAPKAGLIDRLIGRAEADEPRRLLDDAMLESLEELLIEADMGVDTALRVTANIAQGRMGRRVTAGELRQALADEIARIMEPVARPLPIYPRRPQVVLVVGVNGSGKTTTIGKLASQFRAAGKSVVIAAGDTFRAAAVEQLQVWGQRAGVPVLTAPEGSDPASLAFDAMTRAEATGADLLLIDTAGRLQNRADLMEELAKIVRVIRKKDPDAPHNTLLVLDATTGQNALSQVEIFRKLADVSGLVMTKLDGTAKGGVLVALADRFGLPIHAIGVGEQIDDLAPFDPADFARALVGLDG; encoded by the coding sequence ATGTCGTTCTTCAAGAAACTCCGCGACCGGATGTTCCGGTCTTCCGACAAGATCGCGGGCGGGCTGGATGCGCTGGTGGCGGAAGCCCCGGCGCCGCAGGCCGGGGCGACGAAACCGGCGGCGCCGAAGGCGGGGCTGATCGACCGCCTGATCGGACGGGCCGAGGCGGACGAGCCGCGCCGCCTGCTGGACGATGCGATGCTGGAAAGCCTGGAAGAGCTGCTGATCGAGGCGGACATGGGCGTGGACACCGCATTGCGCGTGACGGCGAACATCGCGCAGGGCCGGATGGGGCGGCGCGTCACCGCGGGCGAGTTGCGCCAGGCCCTGGCCGATGAGATCGCGCGGATCATGGAACCGGTGGCGCGGCCGCTGCCGATCTATCCCCGGCGTCCGCAGGTGGTGCTGGTGGTGGGGGTGAACGGGTCGGGCAAGACCACGACCATCGGCAAGCTGGCCAGCCAGTTCCGGGCCGCCGGGAAATCGGTGGTGATCGCGGCGGGCGACACGTTCCGCGCGGCGGCGGTGGAGCAGCTGCAGGTCTGGGGACAGCGGGCCGGCGTTCCGGTGCTGACCGCGCCCGAGGGGTCGGACCCGGCCAGCCTGGCCTTCGATGCCATGACCCGGGCCGAGGCGACGGGTGCCGACCTTCTGCTGATCGACACGGCGGGGCGGTTGCAGAACCGCGCCGACCTGATGGAGGAACTGGCCAAGATCGTGCGTGTCATCCGCAAGAAGGACCCCGACGCGCCGCACAACACCCTTCTGGTGCTGGATGCGACGACCGGCCAGAACGCGCTGAGCCAGGTGGAGATCTTCCGCAAGCTGGCGGATGTGTCGGGGCTGGTGATGACCAAGCTGGACGGCACCGCCAAGGGCGGCGTGCTGGTGGCGCTGGCCGACCGGTTCGGCCTGCCGATCCACGCGATCGGGGTGGGCGAGCAGATCGACGACCTTGCCCCCTTCGATCCGGCCGATTTCGCCCGGGCGCTGGTGGGGCTGGACGGGTGA
- a CDS encoding EamA family transporter, with protein sequence MTDWLISIEGTPEGARLALALALMSACAHAVFGALQKGRHDPWITRGSIDIWIAVYAAPVALFLVPWPQGFEWLVLAGCLAIHFAYKLTMALAYERAAFTVVYPVVRGTGPLATLAFAAVFLSERYGALQWAGVAVLSASILALAAVNLRGVTVGRGPIRAGLAWALAGGLLVALYTTYDAWGIRLTPDPFTFLAWFFLITALDFPILCAWRLWRGIGPALPAPGPLLMRGAIGGLVAFVSFGGVMLATRLGKVGEVAALRETSTLFAALIGWVVLGEKVGPVRAMLMAGVAAGAVMVQAG encoded by the coding sequence GTGACCGACTGGCTGATCTCGATCGAGGGGACGCCCGAGGGCGCGCGGCTTGCGCTGGCGCTGGCGCTGATGTCGGCCTGCGCGCATGCGGTGTTCGGAGCGTTGCAGAAGGGGCGGCATGACCCCTGGATCACCCGGGGGTCGATCGACATCTGGATCGCGGTCTACGCCGCGCCGGTGGCGCTGTTCCTGGTGCCCTGGCCGCAGGGGTTCGAATGGCTGGTGCTGGCAGGCTGCCTGGCGATCCACTTTGCCTACAAGCTGACCATGGCGCTGGCCTATGAGCGCGCGGCCTTCACCGTGGTCTATCCGGTGGTGCGCGGGACCGGACCGCTGGCCACGCTGGCCTTTGCGGCGGTGTTCCTGTCGGAGCGCTATGGCGCGCTGCAATGGGCGGGGGTGGCGGTGCTGTCGGCGTCGATCCTGGCGCTGGCGGCGGTGAACCTGCGCGGCGTCACGGTGGGCCGCGGGCCGATCCGCGCGGGGCTGGCCTGGGCGCTGGCGGGCGGCCTGCTGGTGGCGCTGTACACGACCTACGATGCCTGGGGCATCCGGCTGACACCCGATCCGTTCACCTTCCTTGCGTGGTTCTTCCTGATCACGGCGCTGGACTTTCCGATCCTCTGTGCCTGGCGCCTGTGGCGGGGGATCGGGCCCGCGCTGCCCGCGCCCGGCCCGCTTCTGATGCGGGGGGCGATCGGGGGGCTGGTGGCCTTTGTGTCCTTCGGGGGGGTGATGCTGGCGACGCGGCTGGGCAAGGTGGGCGAGGTTGCGGCGCTGCGCGAAACCTCTACCTTGTTCGCGGCGCTGATCGGCTGGGTGGTTCTGGGCGAGAAGGTGGGCCCGGTGCGGGCGATGCTGATGGCCGGCGTGGCAGCGGGCGCGGTGATGGTGCAGGCGGGATAG
- a CDS encoding adenine phosphoribosyltransferase: MTRTVKDYIRTIVDFPHEGILFRDVTTLFADPRGFRMAVDQLLAPYAGRRIDKVAGLEARGFILGGAVAHQLSCGFVPIRKKGKLPGATISQGYTLEYGEAVMEVHADAMAPGETVLLVDDLLATGGTAEAGINLIERLGAQVTGCAFVVDLPDLGGRKRLAGLGMEVHALCAFEGL; this comes from the coding sequence GTGACCAGGACCGTCAAGGACTATATCCGCACCATCGTGGATTTCCCGCATGAGGGAATCCTGTTCCGCGATGTCACGACGCTGTTCGCCGACCCGCGCGGGTTCCGGATGGCGGTGGATCAGCTGCTGGCCCCCTATGCCGGGCGGCGCATCGACAAGGTGGCGGGGCTGGAGGCGCGCGGATTCATCCTGGGCGGGGCGGTCGCGCACCAGCTGAGCTGCGGTTTCGTGCCGATCCGCAAGAAGGGGAAGCTGCCGGGTGCCACGATCTCGCAGGGCTATACGCTGGAATATGGCGAGGCGGTGATGGAGGTGCATGCCGATGCGATGGCGCCGGGCGAGACGGTGCTGCTGGTCGATGACCTGCTGGCCACCGGCGGCACGGCCGAGGCGGGCATCAACCTGATCGAGCGGCTGGGCGCGCAGGTGACGGGATGCGCCTTTGTCGTGGACCTGCCCGACCTGGGCGGGCGCAAGCGGCTGGCCGGGCTGGGCATGGAGGTGCATGCGCTGTGCGCCTTCGAGGGGCTCTAG
- a CDS encoding lysoplasmalogenase, which yields MPLAALAAAVLAALYQIRFAGSEASGALRSVVKTLAVALLALAAWWGGAVWTVTLGLALGALGDLALSRPGERWFLAGMAAFTAGHLAYVVAFAGVAAGGGLPLPPVPPALALVILALSTEVWLAPRAGALRWPVRGYVVVIVLMGLAAMVLPEVPGRGWLMAGAASFILSDVILSLQIFVLTGAAARRAAGLALWPPYWGGQAMILAGALAAGGAGAFIGR from the coding sequence ATGCCCCTTGCCGCCCTTGCCGCCGCCGTCCTTGCCGCCCTCTACCAGATCCGCTTTGCCGGGTCGGAGGCGAGCGGGGCGCTGCGGTCGGTCGTCAAGACGCTGGCCGTGGCGCTGCTGGCGCTGGCCGCCTGGTGGGGCGGGGCGGTCTGGACGGTGACGCTGGGCCTTGCGCTGGGGGCGCTGGGGGATCTGGCGCTGTCGCGGCCCGGTGAGCGGTGGTTCCTGGCGGGCATGGCGGCCTTTACGGCGGGGCATCTGGCCTATGTCGTGGCCTTTGCCGGGGTGGCGGCGGGTGGCGGCCTGCCGCTGCCGCCGGTCCCGCCCGCGCTTGCGCTGGTCATCCTGGCGCTGTCCACCGAGGTCTGGCTGGCGCCGCGCGCCGGGGCGCTGCGCTGGCCGGTGCGCGGCTATGTGGTGGTGATCGTGCTGATGGGCCTGGCGGCCATGGTGCTGCCGGAGGTGCCGGGCAGGGGCTGGCTGATGGCCGGGGCTGCGTCCTTCATCCTGTCGGACGTGATCCTTTCGCTGCAGATCTTCGTGCTGACCGGTGCTGCGGCGCGGCGGGCGGCGGGGCTGGCGCTGTGGCCGCCCTACTGGGGCGGGCAGGCGATGATCCTTGCCGGGGCGCTGGCGGCGGGTGGCGCGGGCGCATTCATCGGGCGCTGA
- a CDS encoding DUF2927 domain-containing protein: MRARGFVALMLALVLGAVPPAWAETLVRLDQQVSDTDFHRAVACAASPGGKCRDPWVAWGRRTRMDLRVALMPPDPGYPAAIGRIVETSVDAAIAEINGTGAGLRLRRVAPGERPHIRIMRSRLREGERTRDVPGFPDGIAIGVGQFQIWWNGDRVLERAAILISSDIRAGEVRSVVLEEIVQSLGLWHDVEGAGYSELSIFDDNSNGVTWLRGQDRAILRLHYPPR, encoded by the coding sequence GTGAGGGCGCGCGGGTTTGTGGCGCTGATGCTTGCGCTGGTGCTGGGGGCGGTGCCGCCGGCATGGGCCGAGACGCTGGTGCGACTGGACCAGCAGGTTTCGGACACCGATTTCCACCGTGCGGTGGCCTGCGCGGCATCGCCGGGGGGCAAGTGCCGCGACCCGTGGGTGGCCTGGGGGCGGCGCACGCGGATGGACCTGCGGGTGGCCCTGATGCCGCCCGATCCGGGCTATCCCGCGGCCATCGGCCGTATCGTCGAGACGTCGGTGGACGCCGCGATTGCCGAGATCAACGGCACTGGGGCGGGGCTGCGGCTGCGGCGGGTCGCGCCGGGCGAGCGGCCGCATATCCGCATCATGCGCAGCCGGTTGCGCGAGGGCGAGCGCACGCGCGATGTGCCGGGCTTCCCCGACGGGATCGCCATCGGGGTGGGGCAGTTCCAGATCTGGTGGAACGGCGACCGGGTGCTGGAGCGCGCGGCGATCCTGATCTCGTCCGACATCCGGGCGGGAGAGGTCCGGTCGGTGGTGCTGGAGGAGATCGTGCAGAGCCTGGGCCTGTGGCATGACGTGGAGGGCGCCGGATATTCGGAGCTGTCCATCTTCGACGACAATTCGAATGGCGTGACCTGGCTTCGGGGGCAGGACCGCGCGATCCTGCGGCTGCACTATCCGCCGCGCTGA
- a CDS encoding alkane 1-monooxygenase: MALFAAAALLPLGLMAMGAMAGGAWAVAGLAWITLFAAAMDRFVPWVLPDAPEGSEFPAADPLLVAIGLLHLLALPLAVHAVAGASGLAGWERATLFAAFGLWFGQVANPAAHELIHRGDRRLFRLGAAVYASLGFGHHASAHRLVHHRHAASRADPNTARPGEGYYRFFLRAWAGSFREGRRAEAARPRGLHPYAWYLAGTAAAAGLAVLLAGGWGLAAWAGLALHAQSQLLLSDYVQHYGLQRRAGPDGRLEPVGDRHSWNAPHWFTGAMMLNAPRHSDHHAHPARPFPALRLPGPDDAPRLPHALPVCCVVALVPPVWRRMMAPHVARWRG, encoded by the coding sequence ATGGCGCTTTTCGCCGCCGCCGCGCTGCTGCCGCTTGGCCTGATGGCGATGGGCGCCATGGCGGGCGGGGCCTGGGCCGTGGCCGGTCTGGCATGGATCACCCTGTTCGCGGCGGCGATGGACCGGTTCGTTCCCTGGGTGCTGCCCGACGCCCCCGAGGGGTCCGAGTTTCCCGCCGCGGACCCGCTGCTTGTCGCCATCGGCCTGCTTCACCTGCTGGCACTTCCGCTGGCGGTTCATGCCGTGGCGGGCGCCAGCGGGCTGGCCGGATGGGAACGCGCGACGCTGTTCGCGGCCTTCGGCCTGTGGTTCGGCCAGGTCGCGAATCCGGCGGCGCATGAGTTGATCCACCGGGGCGACCGGCGGCTGTTCCGGCTCGGCGCCGCGGTCTATGCCAGCCTCGGCTTCGGCCACCATGCCAGCGCGCATCGCCTGGTCCACCATCGCCACGCCGCCAGCCGGGCCGACCCGAACACCGCGCGCCCCGGCGAGGGCTATTACCGGTTCTTCCTGCGCGCCTGGGCCGGATCGTTCCGCGAGGGTCGCCGGGCCGAGGCCGCGCGCCCGCGCGGCCTGCACCCCTACGCCTGGTATCTTGCGGGCACGGCGGCGGCGGCGGGGCTCGCGGTCCTGCTGGCGGGGGGCTGGGGGCTGGCCGCCTGGGCCGGCCTTGCCCTGCATGCGCAAAGCCAGCTTCTGCTGTCCGACTATGTCCAGCACTACGGATTGCAGCGCCGGGCAGGCCCGGACGGGCGCCTCGAACCGGTCGGCGACCGGCATTCCTGGAACGCGCCGCACTGGTTCACCGGGGCAATGATGCTGAACGCGCCCCGCCATTCCGATCACCACGCCCATCCCGCCCGCCCCTTCCCCGCGCTGCGCCTGCCCGGGCCGGACGATGCGCCGCGCCTGCCCCATGCCCTGCCGGTCTGCTGCGTCGTGGCGCTTGTCCCGCCGGTCTGGCGGCGGATGATGGCGCCGCATGTGGCGCGCTGGCGGGGCTGA
- a CDS encoding S-methyl-5'-thioadenosine phosphorylase, with protein sequence MQTMIGVIGGSGLYDIAGLEGASWVEVDTPWGKPSDEVLVGRIAGVPMAFLPRHGRGHVHAPTSVPYRANIDALKRMGCTDVLSVSAVGSLREDYAPGDFVLVDQYIDRTFAREKSFFGPGCVAHVSVAHPTCPRLSDACAAAAPAGVRLHRGATYLAMEGPQFSTLAESRLYRQWGADVIGMTGMPEAKLAREAELCYACVAMVTDYDCWHDSHGAVDVAQVIAVLGANAAAARGLVAALPGVLGADRVPCPHGCDRALDHAVMTAPAARDPAVLARLDAVAGRVL encoded by the coding sequence ATGCAGACCATGATCGGGGTGATCGGCGGCTCGGGTCTTTACGACATCGCGGGGCTGGAAGGCGCGTCCTGGGTAGAGGTGGACACGCCCTGGGGCAAACCCTCGGACGAGGTGCTGGTGGGCCGGATCGCGGGGGTGCCGATGGCGTTCCTGCCGCGCCACGGGCGGGGCCATGTGCATGCGCCGACCTCGGTGCCCTATCGGGCCAATATCGACGCGCTGAAGCGGATGGGCTGCACCGACGTGCTGTCGGTCTCGGCCGTGGGCAGCCTGCGCGAGGACTATGCGCCGGGCGATTTCGTGCTGGTCGACCAGTACATCGACCGGACCTTCGCACGCGAGAAATCGTTCTTCGGGCCGGGCTGCGTGGCGCATGTGAGCGTGGCGCATCCGACCTGCCCGCGCCTGTCCGACGCCTGCGCGGCAGCGGCCCCGGCGGGGGTGCGGCTGCACCGGGGGGCAACCTATCTGGCGATGGAGGGGCCGCAGTTTTCGACGCTGGCCGAAAGCCGCCTGTACCGGCAGTGGGGGGCCGACGTGATCGGCATGACCGGAATGCCCGAGGCAAAGCTCGCCCGCGAGGCCGAGCTTTGCTATGCCTGCGTGGCGATGGTGACCGACTATGACTGCTGGCACGACAGCCACGGCGCGGTGGATGTGGCGCAGGTGATCGCGGTGCTGGGGGCCAATGCCGCCGCGGCGCGGGGGCTGGTCGCGGCCCTGCCCGGGGTGCTGGGGGCCGACCGGGTGCCCTGCCCGCATGGCTGCGACCGCGCGCTGGACCATGCGGTGATGACCGCGCCCGCGGCGCGCGATCCGGCGGTTCTGGCGCGGCTGGATGCGGTGGCGGGGCGCGTGCTGTGA
- a CDS encoding septation protein IspZ: MEKKISPGLKMALELGPIAAFFAGYLMLRDTTFTVAGTDYDGFIAVTAAFIPLMVLTTGILWRLTGKLSKMQVATVVLVVLFGGLSVWLNDDRFFKMKPTMIYLLFAGILGFGLLRGQSYLRLVMEEALPMQPEGWMILTRRLAAFFAGLALANEAVWRLMSTDAWVNFKTFGLTAALFLFFIAQGGLFKRYGIETDEPKG; the protein is encoded by the coding sequence ATGGAAAAGAAAATCAGCCCGGGTCTGAAGATGGCGCTGGAACTGGGGCCGATTGCCGCGTTCTTCGCGGGCTACCTGATGCTGCGCGACACCACGTTCACCGTGGCGGGCACCGACTATGACGGGTTCATCGCGGTCACGGCCGCGTTCATCCCGCTGATGGTGCTGACCACCGGCATCCTGTGGCGGCTGACCGGCAAGCTGTCGAAGATGCAGGTGGCGACGGTGGTGCTGGTCGTGCTGTTCGGCGGGCTGTCGGTCTGGCTGAATGACGACCGGTTCTTCAAGATGAAGCCCACGATGATCTATCTGCTGTTCGCGGGCATCCTGGGCTTCGGGCTGCTGCGCGGGCAGTCCTATCTGCGGCTGGTGATGGAAGAGGCGCTGCCGATGCAGCCCGAGGGCTGGATGATCCTGACGCGGCGCCTTGCCGCCTTTTTTGCCGGGCTGGCCCTGGCGAACGAGGCGGTCTGGCGGCTGATGTCGACCGATGCATGGGTGAACTTCAAGACCTTCGGGCTGACCGCCGCGCTGTTCCTGTTCTTCATCGCGCAGGGCGGCCTGTTCAAGCGCTACGGGATCGAGACGGACGAGCCGAAGGGCTGA
- a CDS encoding bifunctional 2',3'-cyclic-nucleotide 2'-phosphodiesterase/3'-nucleotidase: protein MTLALTRRRLLTSAAAAGGLVMLHPFAARAAAGQSHLRILATTDLHCHVHPYDYYADKPNDTMGLARTADLIAQIRAEAGNVITVDNGDYLQGNPMGDYIAYKRGMAEGDLHPVIAGMNAVGYDAGTLGNHEFNYGVDFLDRVNARAEFPVVCANFARALGATPREDRLYLPPYVILERELTDGAGARHPVRIGVIGFVPPQVMLWDRSHLEGRFAVRGILEAARAWVPQMREDGADVVVALSHSGIDAGPAEEMMENAALHLAGVERIDAVVTGHHHRVWPSKDFAGEGIDMEKGTLMGKPATMPGFWGSHMGLIDLMLEKDGAGWRITAAESSARPIFQRQEDRSIKALATDFAPAIAATAAVHDETLAYVRAEVGQTSAPLYSYFALVADDPSVQIVSLAQVWYTAALLKGTPHEGLPILSAAAPFKAGGRGGPDYYTDVPAGPIAIKNVADLYLYPNTLQAVRISGAQLKDWLERSAGIFNRIEPGVADQILLNPAFPSYNFDVIDGVTYRIDVTQPSKYDAEGGLADAAASRIVDLTWNGAPVDPAAEFVVASNNYRAGGGGRFPGADGSTVILRAPDTNRDALVRYIVDQGTIAPAADANWGFAPAGGATVLFDTGPKAAAWLPEVQARGLKIEAAGEGEGGFARFRITL, encoded by the coding sequence ATGACCCTTGCCCTGACCCGCCGCCGCCTTCTGACCTCGGCCGCCGCCGCCGGGGGCCTTGTGATGCTGCATCCCTTCGCGGCGCGCGCTGCCGCCGGGCAGTCACATCTGCGCATCCTGGCCACAACCGACCTGCATTGCCACGTGCATCCCTATGACTATTACGCCGACAAGCCCAACGACACGATGGGCCTGGCGCGCACCGCCGACCTGATCGCGCAGATCCGGGCCGAGGCGGGCAACGTGATCACCGTGGACAACGGCGACTATCTGCAGGGCAACCCGATGGGCGACTACATCGCCTACAAGCGCGGCATGGCCGAAGGCGACCTGCATCCGGTGATCGCGGGCATGAACGCGGTGGGATATGACGCGGGGACGCTGGGGAACCACGAGTTCAACTATGGCGTCGATTTCCTGGACCGGGTGAACGCGCGGGCCGAGTTTCCGGTGGTCTGCGCGAATTTCGCGCGGGCGCTGGGCGCCACCCCGCGCGAGGACCGGCTGTACCTGCCGCCCTATGTCATCCTGGAGCGCGAGCTGACGGATGGCGCGGGGGCGCGGCATCCGGTGCGGATCGGGGTGATCGGCTTCGTGCCGCCGCAGGTCATGCTGTGGGACCGTTCGCATCTGGAAGGCCGGTTCGCGGTGCGCGGCATCCTGGAGGCGGCACGCGCCTGGGTGCCGCAGATGCGCGAGGACGGCGCGGATGTGGTGGTGGCGCTGTCGCATTCGGGGATCGATGCGGGCCCGGCCGAGGAGATGATGGAGAACGCCGCGCTGCACCTTGCCGGGGTCGAGAGGATCGACGCGGTGGTGACGGGGCACCACCACCGGGTCTGGCCGTCGAAGGACTTCGCGGGCGAGGGCATCGACATGGAAAAGGGCACGCTGATGGGCAAGCCCGCGACGATGCCGGGGTTCTGGGGATCGCATATGGGGCTGATCGACCTGATGCTGGAGAAGGACGGCGCGGGCTGGCGGATCACCGCCGCCGAAAGCAGCGCGCGCCCGATCTTCCAGAGGCAGGAGGACCGGTCGATCAAGGCGCTGGCCACGGATTTCGCCCCGGCCATCGCCGCCACCGCCGCCGTGCATGACGAGACGCTGGCCTATGTGCGGGCCGAGGTGGGGCAGACCTCGGCCCCGCTCTACAGCTATTTCGCGCTGGTGGCCGATGACCCGTCGGTGCAGATCGTCAGCCTTGCGCAGGTCTGGTACACCGCCGCGCTGCTGAAGGGGACCCCGCACGAGGGGCTGCCCATCCTGTCGGCGGCGGCGCCGTTCAAGGCGGGCGGGCGCGGCGGGCCGGATTATTACACCGACGTGCCGGCGGGACCGATTGCCATCAAGAACGTGGCGGACCTGTATCTTTACCCCAACACGCTGCAGGCGGTGCGGATCAGCGGGGCGCAGCTGAAGGACTGGCTGGAGCGGTCGGCGGGCATCTTCAACCGGATCGAGCCGGGGGTGGCGGACCAGATCCTGCTGAACCCGGCGTTCCCGTCCTACAATTTCGACGTGATCGACGGCGTGACCTATCGGATCGACGTGACGCAGCCGTCGAAATACGACGCCGAGGGCGGGCTGGCGGATGCGGCGGCGAGCCGCATCGTGGACCTGACCTGGAACGGTGCGCCGGTCGATCCGGCGGCCGAGTTCGTGGTGGCGTCGAACAACTACCGGGCGGGCGGTGGCGGAAGGTTCCCGGGCGCGGACGGATCGACCGTGATCCTGCGCGCGCCCGATACCAACCGCGATGCGCTGGTGCGCTATATCGTCGATCAGGGCACGATCGCGCCGGCCGCCGATGCCAACTGGGGCTTTGCGCCGGCGGGCGGGGCGACGGTGCTGTTCGACACCGGGCCCAAGGCGGCGGCCTGGCTGCCCGAAGTGCAGGCACGCGGGCTGAAGATCGAGGCGGCAGGCGAGGGCGAGGGCGGGTTCGCGCGGTTCCGCATCACCCTGTAA
- a CDS encoding aspartate kinase, which produces MPLLVMKFGGTSVADLSRIRNAAQKVKREVERGYDVIVIVSAMSGKTNELVGWVEQTSPLFDAREYDAVVSSGENVTAGLMALTLQEMDVPARSWQGWQVPILTTSAHSAARFIDIPRANIDAKFAEGFKVAVVAGFQGVSPEGRITTLGRGGSDTTAVAFAAAFAAERCDIYTDVDGVYTTDPRISPKARKLEKIAFEEMLELASLGAKVLQTRSVELAMRYKVRLRVLSSFEDTDDNSGTLVCDEEDIMESKVVSGVAYSRDEAKMTLVTVEDRPGVAAAIFGPLADAGVNVDMIVQNISEKNYGTHTGAVTDMTFSVPVNQVARAQKAMEEARAAGRIAYDDLVVDTDVAKVSVVGIGMRSQVGVAARMFSALAAENVNIKVIATSEIKISVLIDRKYMELAVQALHDAFDLDKA; this is translated from the coding sequence ATGCCGCTTCTGGTGATGAAATTCGGCGGCACCTCGGTGGCCGACCTGTCCCGCATCCGGAACGCCGCCCAGAAGGTGAAGCGCGAGGTCGAGCGCGGCTATGACGTGATCGTCATCGTCAGCGCCATGTCGGGCAAGACGAACGAACTGGTCGGCTGGGTGGAACAGACGTCGCCGCTGTTCGACGCGCGGGAATACGATGCGGTCGTGTCCTCGGGCGAGAACGTGACGGCCGGTCTGATGGCCCTGACGCTGCAGGAAATGGACGTGCCCGCGCGGTCGTGGCAGGGCTGGCAGGTGCCGATCCTGACCACCTCGGCGCATTCCGCCGCGCGGTTCATCGACATCCCGCGCGCCAACATCGACGCGAAATTCGCCGAGGGGTTCAAGGTGGCGGTGGTCGCCGGGTTCCAGGGCGTCAGCCCGGAGGGCCGCATCACCACGCTGGGCCGTGGCGGCAGCGATACCACGGCGGTGGCCTTTGCCGCCGCCTTCGCGGCGGAACGCTGCGACATCTATACCGATGTCGATGGCGTCTATACCACCGACCCGCGCATCAGCCCCAAGGCGCGCAAGCTGGAGAAGATCGCCTTCGAGGAAATGCTGGAACTGGCCTCGCTGGGGGCCAAGGTGCTGCAGACCCGGTCGGTCGAACTGGCGATGCGCTACAAGGTGCGGCTGCGCGTGCTGTCGTCGTTCGAGGACACCGACGACAACTCCGGAACCCTGGTCTGCGACGAGGAGGACATCATGGAATCGAAGGTCGTATCGGGCGTGGCCTATAGCCGCGACGAGGCGAAGATGACCCTGGTCACGGTCGAGGACCGGCCGGGCGTGGCGGCGGCGATCTTCGGGCCGCTGGCCGATGCGGGTGTGAACGTGGACATGATCGTCCAGAACATCAGCGAAAAGAACTATGGCACCCATACCGGCGCGGTGACCGACATGACCTTCTCGGTCCCGGTCAACCAGGTGGCGCGGGCGCAGAAGGCGATGGAGGAGGCGCGCGCCGCCGGGCGCATCGCCTATGACGATCTGGTGGTCGATACCGATGTGGCCAAGGTGTCGGTGGTGGGTATCGGCATGCGCAGCCAGGTGGGCGTGGCGGCGCGGATGTTTTCGGCCCTCGCGGCCGAGAACGTGAACATCAAGGTCATCGCCACGTCCGAGATCAAGATTTCGGTGCTGATCGACCGGAAATACATGGAACTGGCGGTGCAGGCGCTGCACGACGCGTTCGACCTGGACAAGGCCTAG
- a CDS encoding N-acetyltransferase, which produces MYQLEEETEDDWWEVEALYDLCFAPGRTALSSYRLRDGVATVAPLCLTLRDDTGTLAAAIRYWPAEVGGQDVLLLGPVAVHPTRQGEGLGGLLILESLAEARRLGWERVMLVGDAPYYGRFGFVKLPDVVMPPPTNPDRVLGLALRPGAWNGVRGPVEKARA; this is translated from the coding sequence GTGTACCAGCTGGAAGAGGAAACCGAGGACGACTGGTGGGAGGTCGAGGCGCTCTACGACCTCTGCTTCGCCCCCGGCCGCACCGCGCTGTCGTCCTACCGGCTGCGCGACGGCGTGGCCACCGTGGCCCCCCTCTGCCTGACCCTGCGCGACGACACCGGCACCCTCGCCGCCGCCATCCGCTACTGGCCGGCCGAGGTCGGCGGGCAGGATGTCCTGCTGCTCGGGCCGGTGGCCGTCCACCCCACCCGGCAGGGCGAGGGTCTGGGGGGGCTGCTGATCCTTGAAAGCCTGGCCGAGGCGCGCAGGCTGGGCTGGGAACGGGTGATGCTGGTGGGCGACGCCCCCTATTACGGGCGGTTCGGCTTTGTCAAACTGCCAGATGTTGTGATGCCGCCGCCCACCAACCCCGACCGCGTGCTGGGCCTTGCGCTGCGCCCCGGCGCCTGGAACGGGGTGCGCGGACCGGTGGAAAAGGCCCGCGCCTGA